The DNA window GTAATGCTATTGTGTGGATATATAACGTTCTTTGTTTGCAGAAAATTTGTTTTTAGTGGCTTCCTATTAAAAATATCCACAGTTGATAATTTTCTACCTGGTTTATGTCCTCAGTTTTTGCATTCTGCATAAATATCACACTAATATAGCTGTTCTTCTTATTTAGGCTCATCTTTCAGATCTAGCAGGTGCTATTATTTTTCAATTGAGACTTAAGCAATCTATAATCTAGGCTAGTACTATATGGGCTCAAGACCTCTCCCTGTGCCAACACATTGCAATTCGCCTTTGAGATCTTGTATATGAATACATTTAGGTTTCAGTGTTTTATTGAGtacatttttactttattttcattttattctcaGGTGCTTGGCTGATGAAGCATCTCTCCTGTTGCTTTATTCTCTAATGCAAGGAAATTCATACTTTTTGGAGTATATTTTGGTGCGAACAGATCTGGATACACTGGTATGaattgataatttatttctGAAGAAATGATTTCTTGATGGTTCATATGAAACAGAAAACGTGAATATGTGTAGATAGTGTGAAATAATGACAGGTGACTAACTGTCAACAGTGTTCTCTGTCGAAAGTGTTTACTGTATGGTTGGGTACCTTGTAAAATCTGAGAATAATAAGAATCATGGTCCAGAGAATTTCTGCAACTACGTCATGATTAATTAGGGaaaagtttgtgtttgttgatctAACATTATTGTGCTGATGCACGGTTGTTTTTCCTGTGAATCCTGGTATGATAACTCTTTGTATGTGCTACAGTTGATTCCCATGCTGGAAACTTTATATGATGCTTCCAGAAAAACACCCAATCATATATATATGGTGCTGATAGTCCTTCTTATACTCAGCCAAGATTCCTCATTCAATGCCAGCATTCACAAACTGGTAAAGAGAAATTAGTTTCAACCCTGTAAGTTCATTTATGTAAGGTCTTACTGATTAGTGGTTATTCTTACAGATGCTTCCTAGTGTTCCATGGTATCAAGAACGTCGCATTCATCAAACTTCTCTAGGTTCCCTGTTGATCATAATTTTGGTCAGGATTGTGAAATATAACCTCTCGAAACTGAGGGTGAGACTTGGTGCTTTGCTTTCAGCTTATTTTCTCTTCTGTTTTGACAATGTAGAGTTTATCCTTCCAAAATGTCATTTCGTTGGATTTGATGATTCATTATCATCTGAAGGCTGTCCTCAAAATATCTTCTGAATGTTCTCGTTGAATTCAAACCTTATGTTTTCCTTTTATAAGAGTATAAAATCCTTATTGTCCATAACACGAAGCAAGCATAGACAACAACTTGTAATCATTGGAAGAGTTAATTTTTAGAAGTTATGTGGTTATATAGGTTTCTGACATTTCAGATGCAACAGGATATCTATCTCCACACAAATTGCCTGGCAATTTTGTCAAATATGGCACCATATGTTAACCATTTGAGCGCATATGCATCACAGCAGTTGGTCAGCCTTTTTGACATGCTTTCACGAAAGTGAGTCACATCTGTGTTGTTTTCTCCTTGGCTCCTCAGTGCTAGAATAGGGAGCtcttctttaatttttattcctCCTCCTGTTTTAAATGTCTCCATTGCAGGTACAATAAACTAGCAGAGCTTAACAATGATAAGATGAACACAGCAGATGCTGTTGCCAGAGGAGACAACTTTCTGGAGGATCCGGTAAGTCCTTTCCTCCTTTTTCatctgacttttatgtgatggCAATAGAGTTATGTATAATATTGACCTATACTAGGAACGCTGCAGATAATGGAACTGCATATATATACGGACTTCCTGAGACTTGTGCTGGAGATACTAAATGCAATTCTAACTTATGCATTACCTAGAAATCCAGAGGTATCGGAAAGTGCACTTTAATTCTCATGCATATAGTATTCATCTGATATTTTTAATCTCATCTCCATATCACATATTTTTGGCTGTGACATGCAGGTTGTTTATGCAATTATGCAAAGGCAGGAGGTTCTTCTACCATTCCGGATGATTCGTTTTAGTGAGCTTCTGGAAAGCATCTTTACTGTACGTATTCATCCAAGAATATTCCAGTTTTGGACTTCATAATTAGTGTTACCTACCTCATTTATAAGAAATGTCCTCTGCATTACTTCGGTTATCAGGTTCTTAGTTTCTTCAATAGCCGCATGGATAATCAGAAGATAGACGAGGAATGGTCGGTGGAAAAAGTTCTTGAAGTCATAATCAACAACTGCCAATCTTGGAGAGGTGAAGGAATGAAGGTATGAAGAAAAATGTTTAATTAAGTAACCAAAATAATTCTTGTGTTGCACGATTCCTTATTATCTTAACCCGCTATATTTGTTCTACGAAGATGTTTACGCAACTACGATTTATCTATGAACAAGAGATCCACCCCGAAGAGTTCTTCATTCCATATGTGTGGCAGTTGATATTGTTCCGCAGGTATATCCTAATTTTCATTCAAGTTTTATGTTTTTACCTTTTTTCTACCATTCAAGCACTTTAAAATTAGTATATTCTTGGTGTTGTACTCATTCCAATATTGATCGTTTTCCGCATATTTCAACGTAGCTCCTTTACTTTCAATCCCAGCAGCATAAATTTATTCCCGGCACCTATACACGAGGTAAACTCTCTAGCCATCCGATTATAAATAACAAAGGGTGTGTTATCGTATTCAAGCTTTGTTCGAATCAAAATGCAGGACATCAATGATGAAGTGGATGCTGAGAAGCTCCAAAACGGTGAGCTGAAAGACGATCCATTTAAAGCATAGGAGGGTTTTCTTGAAATCAAATGTACATAACACAGTAATATACATCTGAGTGTATAGCCATTTTTGTTCTTCCACCTCTTTTTATGCTATAGATTAGATCTTACCAATGTAAAGAATAAGAGAAATTTCTCAAACTTGCAGCAATATACAAAAGTTGAAAAGAAACACTTCCATAAATGAAAAGCTTCATGTTTATTGAGGTGGTGTTGTGTCCAGTATTTATTCATCGATGGGATGGGACAGTTATCATTTTTCATAGGGTGGTGTGTTTGCTAGCTTGTATGCAAACTTGGTAAAGGTGCCAAGATCCCTATCACCACCAACTTGATCAACTGGAATTGCCTCACCAATTTCTTTCAATTCCTCTGCTTTCAGCTTCACTCTCAACGATGCAGTGTTAGCTTCCAGATTTTCAATCTTCGTCGTCCCTGAAAGCATCGTACAGAGAAATATCTTACATCTATGGAAAAGCACAAGAAGTCCCAAGTCAAGGTTTCGCTGGTACCAGGTATGGGAACAATGTCTTCACCCTGATGGAGAAGCCAAGCTAGAGCTAGCTGAGGAGGGGTGCAAGAATGCTTGGCTGCTAAGCCAGCAAACCGGTTGTATATAGCTCTGTTCTTTTCTTGATTGTCCCCAGTGAACCTCGGGTGGAACGTCTGTGCAGACAAACAAGGTAAGACTAGGAGAGCAAAGTGCAGAAAATATGTGTAAAAGTTACCAGGATGCTCTGAGAAGGCAAGCTCTCAACCATTCCTTTCCCACCAAAGAATCCATGACCAAGAGGGCTATATGCTACTATACCAATTCCAAGTTCCCTACCAAACCAACATAAACTAGATTGCATCAACAAAGAAATTTGAGATTAGTATCCAGATTCAGACTAACCTACAAAGTGGAAGAACATCTTCCTCGATGTCTCGAGTCCACAGAGAGTACTCCATCTGCACTGCAGTGACTGGATGCACAGCGTGCGCTCTCCTGATCGTGTCAGCACTAGCTTCAGACAAACCAATGTAGCGTATCTTCCCCTCCTCGACCAGCTTCTTCATCTCCCCAACCTTGAAGAACACGAAGTCAGTATAGCCCAATCTATTTTAAAAGAAAGTGATCTGATGGTACTGACAGTTTCCTCTATAGGCACGGACTGATCAACGCGATGCTGGTAATACAGATCGATGTAGTCCACATCGAGCCGCCTGAGGCTAGCGTCGATGCACTGCCTGACGTAGGCAGGGTTgccctgcaccacaacctgggTCAGGTCTGCCGTCATAGAAACGCCAAACTTAGTTGCAATCTGAACTCTGTGACGAGGCAGATCTTTCAAAGCCTTGCCAATCATGAGCTCGTTGTGGCCTTGTTTGCCGTAGATATCGGCAGTGTCAAAGAAGGTGATGCCTCTGTTGAATGCTTGTTTTAGTATGTCGCATCCGGCTTCGTGGGGGAGAGGAGCATTCAGGATGCCGGAGAGGCTCCCGCATCCGAACCCCACTCTAGAAACCTAGTAAGAACCATTTGGTTTTCTGTTAAGCATCAAAAATAGCACAAGAAAGCAGCATTATTAGAGATCTTATGTATGTTACCTCCAAACCTTGGGAGCCTAGTTTGACTCTTGGCACTTGAATCTCACAACTGTGCTCCATTCTTCTTACCAACCAAAGATCTCTCCTCTAATgaggcagagagagagagagagaggcataAATAAATGTATAGTAGAGGTTGGAGAGACGTGAAGATGACATTgtgttttttacttttttcccttgtaGATAGAGACAGGGCGGCCAGATTTGGCAACTTTAGACTATTTGAAGGACAACAATGCTTTAGGATGTCCAccataaggtggacacgcccaatagccccgccccagttttttgttcatagccccaaaattttgtgtccgccactatagtggacacctccaatagccccaaattttataatcaactttcattttataatatttcaagtaattaaGAACAAATTTATCGGACTCTTAGTGGATTAGAAGAAgccgactatacgaattaaaaataaaaataaaatacaaattaaaattagaattacacactaaattaaaattaaaatcacacactacattgaatctagtacaaatcactaccaagtttacacaacgccactacctcccctacgtgcccacacttcttcaatcaaatcggcctgcagtatgttatgtgatgtggtcctgcgcatatcagcgaagcgttggatcaaatattcattgctcagtggtacgcccatctggatcggctcggaggcgacaccgtgacttgtacttgcaccctcttccggcgcccatcgctctgccgcaaatccttcatcttctattatcatattatgcaatatgatacaggctaacataatattcgcgacatcatcttcatgtcaaactcgtgccggacaccgtataatagcccaccgcgattggaggacaccaaaagcccgctcaacgtccttcctagcactctcttgtttgcgcgcaaaatattgtttcttcggtcctacCGGTTGGCGGAAAGTcttcacgaatacgggccaccgcggatatattccatctgccaaatagtagcccctaCTATACTGCGTatcgttggctacgaagctgatttctggcccCTTCCCCCGGCACTCCTCGTTGAAGAGAGGCgacgactgaagaacattgatgtcgttgttcgaacctgccacgccgaaatacgcatgccagatcttcAGACGGTAGTCTGCCACGGCTTCCAGTATCAtcgttggatgtttgcttttgaatccagtagtgaactggTCTTTCCATGCCAcagggcagttcctccactcccaatgcatgcaatcgatgcttcctaacatttcGGGGAAGCCGTGCACCGATCCGTGCATATCAAGTAGGCGCTGACACTCATCCGGGTTGGGCTTCCGTATAaactccccaccgaaaatttcccggatccccttacagaactgcctaagcaccgtgaggctagtcgtctcacccatctgtaggtattcatcgaacatgtccgctggtccagcgtaggcaagctgtcggattgcagcggtgcacttctgttgtgtggacagcccgatccggcctgacgcatcacgccggagggtaaagcaccggtaacgctccgccaaattcgtcgctatatagttgaacagccgctgcgacatcctgaatctccggcggaatatctcgggtggataacgggggttatccacgaAGTAATCATCCATTAAACGTTGGTGAGaaccgacgtggtctcgtgggattgtccgtCGATGAGTAATGGTGCGAGGGATCGGAGCCTCCGCATCCTCCGTCTCCTCCGCCAAACGGGCCGCTacctcctgggcggcctggtgttgcacctgttgaatcagagcattccagttgtctctccacaaattgttcatttccgaccccaaattgtagtgagagaaatttgtatagatggtgtgtttgaatggtgtgaaaataatgaatggagtgaggtgtatttataggtgaattgaaatgtaaaaaaaaaataaaaattcgcaTGCAATAGCCGCGGCTTCATCTTCgtgccactataggcgccgcgcttataggcgcggctatagcccggtcgccgcgtcctcgccccgcacgcggcgATTCCGCGTCCGCCGTCCCTCCCCTtacccgccgcgtccacccccgcggtggacacccttcccactataagccgccccgcttccgccccgccatcgccccgctcgcggcgaccgccgcgtccaccttatagtggacgctcttagtgtccactatgggacgcccgcggctatagccgcgggttggggcggtGGGCGGTGGGCGGGCGGCTATAGTGGGGAAGGTGGGCGGACAACATTTGGGGGTGGTGGGGGTGGCGGACTCGGGATAGCCGCGTTCGGGGCGAGCCCGCGGCTGGGGTGAATGGAGGAAGAATGGGTGGGGCGATGGCCGCGGCGCCCTATAGTGTGGAAACGGGGCGGATGCTGGCGCCGCGGCGGTGGGGCGGCTGTGCGAGAAGGGGGGCGGCGCGGCGGTGGGGCGGCTGTGCGAGAAGGGGGGCGGCGCGGCGGTCGGGCGTCCGTGCCATAGTGGACGCCTCTAGTGAtccattaataaaatgaaaaatgtcgTCGGCATGCACACTTGATTTGACCTTAAATGAAGCTTGGTTTGTAATCCTATTTGGACTATTTTCTTggtcatttcatttcatattatttttgtactttttcatGTTATTTTTATGATATATCATGATTTATTGTAGTTAAAGGAAGTTCTCTTTCttattatttgtcctattttacgttttagtttttttttgtcaatttcaaaattttgttttGTGAACAGAAGAAGCGTGAGGAAATCTTGAAAGAGATGTtaaagagcatccgcaatggcggattTCCCGGCGAACGTCCGACCGGAGTGCcgggtgtccgcagcggacgacgtccgccattgcgatGCCACGACTGATGTCCCGCGCGGACTTCccgattttttaaatattttttttccgtgtcaaaattttaatttcgtaaattgtttaatttgatgaatctgtgaatttttattattgtggatgtctgctattgtgcagtgggatatccttatgacgtgacaggaggtgtttttggaaagtctgacggacatccccaccattgcggatgctctaagatttTCAGAGCAATGGATATTTTTTCGAGATGCAAATGTGTCGGATTTTGACAAAACGTGTGCTTGTTTAGGACATTATACATTGGCATTAGCAATTAATTATAGTAGCAATGAATAAGTCACACTAATAAAATAGTCTCAGAATTTAAATATTAAgaggaaaataataaaatctgCAAATAAAAAGTCGGGCCACGTCATCCGAACGCTGCTCTGTGTTAGTCCAATAGCGTCATCCCACGTCATCACGATACACCTAGCAAAACTATTAACATGACGAAAGTCGAAAAACAGGACCGAGTTGACTCACAAGTCAAATAAGCAAAATAGGGAAACTGGAAATGTCGATGGCGAAAGGAATGGGCCGGCGCGGCGGAGAGGCGGCGGCGCTTCTTTGCCTCCTGATGCTGAGCGCATCGTGGCGCGCTGCGGCGCTCTCACTGATTGTGACTGACGTCGAGTGCGTCTCCGAATACGTTTACTACAAGGACGACACCGTGTCGGGGAACTTCGTCGTCGTCGATCACGACGCTTCCTGGAGATCCAGTAATCCCGGAGTCGACTTCACCGTACTAGACTTATATTTCTATCTATACATCTATATATGCATATATTTCTGCATGATTGTGTGTCTATGGTGAACGATGTGAAGTTATATTGTGGAGTATTCTCGATGCGGAATTAGGCGTAGGAATTCTTCCCAGAATAATTTATCAGCATCCGTACGATGTGTTTGGTTTCTGCATTGGGAGAAgaactaattttatttaattttgtggattaaaaaacaaatatatacGCTATTTCTAGATCTGTGAATTTTTTAGAATGagctagtagtattatttattcatGAATGGCTGCACAATCTGAATCTATGAAATTCTATTTGAAGATTAAATAAGTGGAATGTGTTGGAGTTGGGA is part of the Salvia splendens isolate huo1 chromosome 6, SspV2, whole genome shotgun sequence genome and encodes:
- the LOC121808270 gene encoding perakine reductase-like isoform X1, translating into MEHSCEIQVPRVKLGSQGLEVSRVGFGCGSLSGILNAPLPHEAGCDILKQAFNRGITFFDTADIYGKQGHNELMIGKALKDLPRHRVQIATKFGVSMTADLTQVVVQGNPAYVRQCIDASLRRLDVDYIDLYYQHRVDQSVPIEETVGEMKKLVEEGKIRYIGLSEASADTIRRAHAVHPVTAVQMEYSLWTRDIEEDVLPLCSLCWFGRELGIGIVAYSPLGHGFFGGKGMVESLPSQSILTFHPRFTGDNQEKNRAIYNRFAGLAAKHSCTPPQLALAWLLHQGEDIVPIPGTTKIENLEANTASLRVKLKAEELKEIGEAIPVDQVGGDRDLGTFTKFAYKLANTPPYEK
- the LOC121808270 gene encoding perakine reductase-like isoform X2, whose protein sequence is MEHSCEIQVPRVKLGSQGLEVSRVGFGCGSLSGILNAPLPHEAGCDILKQAFNRGITFFDTADIYGKQGHNELMIGKALKDLPRHRVQIATKFGVSMTADLTQVVVQGNPAYVRQCIDASLRRLDVDYIDLYYQHRVDQSVPIEETVGEMKKLVEEGKIRYIGLSEASADTIRRAHAVHPVTAVQMEYSLWTRDIEEDVLPLCRELGIGIVAYSPLGHGFFGGKGMVESLPSQSILTFHPRFTGDNQEKNRAIYNRFAGLAAKHSCTPPQLALAWLLHQGEDIVPIPGTTKIENLEANTASLRVKLKAEELKEIGEAIPVDQVGGDRDLGTFTKFAYKLANTPPYEK